In Saprospiraceae bacterium, the sequence GAATTAAATAGGAATCCCCCTTTTTAATCGTCTCCTCTTTGCCGTCCAGCATAGCTACGGTGCCATCTTCATTGAGATAGACCCCATCTTCCATGTGTCGGCTGAATGGGTTTTTAGTGAGCTTGACATTCTCTTTCACGATCAGTGTCGTCCACTCCCAGGCCTGGCATCCAAGGAAAGTTGCTCCCCCAATGATAGTAAGAATCATCCAAAATACCACTCCATTACGATTCTCCCGATGGCCTTCCTGCACTGCACGCACCATGGTAACAGAGCTTATGATCAATACAAAAGTCATAAAAGTCACGAATATCAAGGGAGCTTTGCCCTCATAGAAGGGTATCGATTCAAATACATGATCTGGCAACGGCCAGGTAGGCATACTAAATCTTAAAGCTCCATAGGCTATCAAAAAACCAGAAAAAGTAAAAGCATCTGAAATCAAAAAATACCACATCATCAGCTTTCCATAACTCGCCTTAAAAGGCTCTTTGCCTCCACCCCATAGATTCTGATCATCTTGCGCATGATCTGTATGAATATTTTCGGTCATTGTATTGGTTGACATGAAATATTATTTAATTATTGTTGAATGATCATAAATGATAATAAATATATCCAGAGTATATCTACAAAATGCCAATAGTGACATACTAATTCAAATCGATGGCGGCGAAGTTCAGTCACTTTAAATGGCAGCATAAATGCATGAATCAATGCCATGATCAATGCTACTATGCCACCCAGTACATGAGCAACATGCAAACCGGAGATTACATAAAAAAAAGATCCGGAAGGGTTACCGCTCACCTCGATGCCGTGTGCATGTAGGGTACTCCAACCCACATATTGAAGACTACAAAAAACCAAGCCCAATATAAAGGTGGCCACAAGAAGTAGCTTATATTCCTTTTCTTTACCAGCCAAAAACGAAGTATACGATCTATGTAAGGAAAGGCTTGAACCTAAGAGGACTATTGTACTGACAAAAAATATTTTTGGAATTTGATATTCGAGCCAATTCCCCGCACCCCTTCTCACTACATAAGCGCTGGTCAAAGCCGCAAACATCATCGCAATGCTGGCGAATGCAGCCCACAACGCAAATTTCTGTGGATGAATTCCGAATCGATTATTATTACTCACCTGTGCTATAGCCATTTGTCAATCAATAAAATAATTTGAATAAAAGGCAAGTATATCAATGAAGCAAAAAGCAGTCTTCGGGCATGTACCTGGTCATTAAATTTAAACAAACCCCATCCTGCATATGAAAAACCTAAAGCTCCAAAACAAAGTCCAGCTATAGCCCAAACACTAACATCAGGAGACAAAACAAACATTAAGCTTATTGGGATCAAAAATAATGCATATAACATGCTGTACATGCCTATACTTGGATCACGTTCTTTAGAAGGTAACGGCATGATATTGAAACCTGCCTTTTTGTACTCATCAAAACCCAACCAGCCAATAGACCAAAAATGCGGAAACTGCCAGAAAAACTGAATGCCAAACAAAGTAATTGATAAAAGAGTCAACTTACCTTCCAGAGCAATACAACCTATCACCGCTGGCAAAGCGCCTGGGATAGCTCCTACTGCAACCGACAATGGGGTAATGCGTTTTAATGGAGTATAAATAAAGGCATAGATAATCAGGGAAGCTGCTCCTAATAAAGCAGTAAATAGATTAAACATGGCCAGCAGAAGTATACCACTTACTCCCATTACTCCAGCCCATAAAATAGCCTCAGTGACCTCCATCCTTCCTGCTGGCAGAGGACGGCGTGCTGTTCTAACCATCAAGGCATCATATTCCCTCTCAAGTATCTGATTCAATGTATTTGCAGCCCCTGTAATAAAAAAACCTCCTAGTACAAGAAAGACCAACTGATACCAAATGAAAGGCCCCTTTAAGGCAAGTAAGTATCCGACTACGGAGCTGAGCACTACAAATAATGTCAGGTTGAACTTGACCAACTGTTTCAAGTCATCCACCTTGGCCAAAAAGGCATTCAAGTGTTGTTGAAAAGAATATTGATTAGTGCCTGAGATCATCTTTAGCAAAAATTCCGAAGTTTATTAATGTGATTCATCTTTCTCATCAGGAGACATTGGTACATACTGCGGTATATATTCTCTTTCGTCTTTATTATAATCATAAGGCCATCTATGGACAGTTGGAATATTTCCAGTCCAGTTGCCATGCACCGGTACGATAGTCTCGGTAGTCCATTCTAAAGTGTTGGCCTGATATGGATTTCTCGAGGTAGCCTTTTTACCTTTCCAGATAGAATAAAAAAAGTTTACGATGAATACTAATTGACAAGCAAATACTACAATGGCTGCAACGGTCATAAATTTATTTAACTCCGAAAACTGATTGAATGCCTGAAAGGTGTCAAATCTATAATACCGTCTCGGCACCCCAGCAATACCAATATAGTGCATTGGCCAAAAAATAGCATATGCTCCGATCATGGTACCCCAGAAATGTAATTTGCCAAGTGTTTCATTCATAAATCTGCCGTACATCTTAGGGAACCAATGATATACACCAGCAAACATACCAAACATAGCTGCTACACCCATCACGATGTGAAAATGCGCCACCACAAAATAAGTATCGTGCTGTTGAACATCAATAGCCGAATTTCCAAGAAATATACCTGTCAATCCACCAGAGATAAACATACTCACAAATCCTATCCCAAATAAAGCCGGTGTATTAAGTCGAATATTACCCCCATACAAAGTGGTCATCCAATTAAAAACCTTCACAGCAGATGGCACAGCAATAATCAAAGTAAATACAACAAAGAAATTAGAGATAAAAGGATTGACTCCCGACATAAACATATGATGGGCCCAGACTATAAAAGATAAAAATCCAATCGCCAGGATAGAATATACCATAAACCGATATCCAAAAATGGGTCTGCGACTGTGTACAGAAAGCACTTCTGATACAATACCCATTGCAGGAAGTATGATGATGTACACTTCAGGATGCCCTAAAAACCAAAATAAATGCTGATATAAAATTGGGCTTCCCCCAGCAAAGTCCAAAGCTTGTCCTCCTACAAAAATCTCACTCAAATAAAAACTTGTACCTAATCCTCTGTCGAAAAACAACAACAAAAATCCTGATACTAGTACTGGAAATGACAATAGTCCTAGTATGGCAGTAGTAAAAAACGCCCAAATAGTCATAGGCATCTTCCACATAGTCATTCCTTTAGTCCTGAGGTTTAATACTGTAGTGATATAATTGATACCTCCCAGCAAAACCGAGACCACAAACAAGGTCAAACTGACCAGCCACATCGTCATACCAGTCCCTGAGCCGTCCGATGCTTGCGGGAGTGCACTCAAAGGGGGATAAGCAGTCCAACCGCCTGAAAATGGCCCAGTACTTAAAAAAAGTGATAATAACATCACGATACTGGACATAAAGAAAAACCAATAAGACAGCATATTTAAAAATGGCGAAGCCATATCTCTGGCCCCAACCTGTAATGGAATCAACAGATTACTAAAAGTTCCACTGAGACCTGCTGTCAATACAAAGAACACGATAATAGTTCCGTGCATAGTCACCATGGCATAATAAAACTGTGGAGAGATACTGCCAAATCCTGCATCGTTGATGGTAATCCATTTACCAATAATAGGTTTTAACCATGCATAATTCTCTTCGGGAAATCCCAATTGTAATCGGAATATCAATGACATAAGTCCTCCAATCACAGCCCACACCATACCAGTGATCAAAAATTGCCTGGCGATGATCTTGTGATCCATGCTGAATATGTACTTACTGATAAATCCAGATTGGTATTTATCTCCCTCATGATGCTCATGAAAATGATCATCAAAACCATTTTCTTTGATCAGCTTATCTACATCCGGTAAGCTTGGGGTTTGTTCTAATACTTCTGCCATGTTGGTTGAAGATTATTTTAAGTTATTTCGTTAAAATTTTAAACTCTGTCCTTCTATTATTTTGTCTACCTTCTGGGGTGTCATTCGAATCGATAGGTTTAGATTGACCGTATCCGGTTGCCTTTAATCTGGCACCATCTACTCCTCTGTTTATCATATAATCTTTGACAGCCAATGCTCTTTTGTTGGATAGATCCAAGTTAGATCCGGCGTCACCGGTATTGTCCGTATGTCCTGCTACTTCTAAGGTCACACCGCTGTTATTGACCATAAGCTCAATAAGATTATCCAATTCGTATTTTGAATCTGGTGTTAACTTATCACTGCCAGTCTCAAATTGGATATGCTCCAACTTGATAGTTTGCTTTCCAACAAGACTATCTGTTTTCAATATTTTATCAACCTGGCCAAAAAAAGCATCTCGGCGCGATTTAACTTCAATGTCCAATACTTGCCCTTTGAATGGATCCTCATCAGTGTTTCTGATATTAGTGAGGTAAGTTGATTTTTGATTGGCTTTCCAGGATTCATATTCTTGTTCAGAAACAATCTTTACCAAACGCCTCATCGAATAATGTCCTTTACCACACAATTCGGCACAAGCCAACTCATAATTAAAGGCCTTCCAAAGTGGCTCACTCGTTGGATCCAATGGATCAGATGGAGCTAGATACTCTTTATATTTTCTAAGACGCTCACGATATTCTTCCGTCGTAGTTGTAGGCGTAAAAACGAAAAAAGTTGGCAATCCAGGTACCGCATCCATTTTTACTCTAAATTGAGGCAAATAGAAATTATGCAATACATCCTTCGCTATGATGCGCACTCTGACTTTCCTGCCTACAGGCAACACTATTTCATCTGCATTGAAATCATCGAGATTTTTAATATCGTTAAAATCCTGACCTAAAGCATTTAGAGGAGTTATTTTTTTATAATTTTTAGTACCTATAACCCCATCATTTCCCGCATACCGAATATTCCAAGCAAACTGAAATGCAGTAGCTTCAATCTCGATGGCATTATCTTCAGCTTTGGTATCCGCCATGATATCATTCCAGGCAATCAAGCCTCTGGCTACTAATATGACCAAAACAATAGAGGGCACAATAGACCAAATCAATTCTAATTTGGTGCTGCCAGGAAAGTAAATAGCTTTAGAACCTCTTTGACTTCTGTATTTAAAAGCATACCAAAATAATAAAATCTGAGTGACAAAAAACACAATGCCGGTATAGATCAAGGTCGTATTGAACATACCGTCAATACTATGGCCATGTATAGAGGCAGATTCATGTGGTCCATAGCCAAGCATCCAATTTTTATAATGATAAGCAGATACCACACAAAATATCAGAAAACCTATCATGAAAAATAATAATAACTTCCCAGTTATATCATAGTTCTGATAATTGATATCTTCTTCGCCCATGATTTTACTGCGCAGATCACTAAGTTTGCCGATCTGTACTACCACGATGGCTAGTAAAGCGAGGATGCCGATGATTATGATTGCGGTCATATTAATTTTTTATATCAAATATTTATAAGGTTATTGCACATGGTGATGTAAGCTTTCTGCATAATATGGGTCATTTTTAGCCTGCAATGGAGCCTTACCTATTTCTTTAAATACAAACAATAAAAATCCAGCCAGAAAGCCCAGCAAAACTCCTATATCAAGTAATCCAGGTATGGTAAAACCAGGTGTATAATCAGAGGAGGCTTCATGTCCGGTCTCATGCATTTCTTCTCCATGTACATTTTCTGTGGTCGAATGTTCTGAGGCAGAAGTTGATTCGTGAGTAGATTCAGCTGCTTTCTCACCTGATGGAGTGGTCATTTCTGCAGAGGCTTTAGTTTCAGCCTGATGAACCTCCATCGGCTTCGTCTCCAAAGTTTGTAGTTCCCCTATTGAGCTTCTCTCAGCCATTATTTCATGAGCGGTATGTAAAGGACCGGGCTTGGTCATTTGAAAGAAGTCCAACCAATGTCCAAAAAATACAAGCATTGAAACAAAGATCAAGGTTCCAACCTTTCTTTTGGTATCATTTCTCATAAATAAAAGGAAAGGCAAAACAAAGTTTAAGACGAGATTGCCATAATACAACACTTTGTAGTGATCAAACCTTTGTCGGAAATATATCGTCTCCTCACCAACATTACTATACCAGATCAACATATATTGTGAAAACCAGAGATAGGTCCAGAATATAGAGAAGGCGAAAACGAATTTGGCCAAGTCATGTAAATGTTCCGTGGTGACTTCTTCAAGATAACCCAATGACTTCATATAGATAATGATGCCAATGGTCAAAGCCATCATGGCCACAAATAAAGAAGCCGAACTATACCAGGCAAACATAGTGCTATACCAATGAGCATCCAAAGACATGATCCAAAGCCAAATGAATGCTGCACTTGTAAATCCGATCACTGGAAGAGCTATGGATGAATATTTTCTTAGTTGCACATGATGACTGAAACTGGCATTGCCATTTACATCTTCATCGAGCGATATAGATCTGATCTTCTTAGCGAGGAATATCCAAACGCCCATAACGACAATGGTAAATAAAGTAAAAAAGTTTTTATTCAAAAAACCTGATTTACCAATGATGACTTTGTCCGATGTACGAACTCCAAGGTCATTCCAATGATACAAGTGGTGATAGCCCATGTAAAGTCCGCCAGCAAGAATGAGCAATAAAACCAATCCAATCAATAAAAATTGCGCATAAGCTTCCCAAATTCTTTTGAATGCTACTACCCAACCCCCAAGTGCAACAACAGATACTGCGTATTTAAAAAGTGCAAATAAAGCTATCCCTGTGAAGAAAATGGAATTATGTAAAATAGAAGTCCAAAACCGGGTGTGAAACTGGTCATCCTTAAAATAAATAAATATAAGACACAACAATCCTACACCAAGTGTGGATAATAATACTGTCCGTGCCGTAGAGCTCAATTCGAACTTTTGAGCATGTATATCTGTCGATGTCATATGATGCTGATCTGCCATGTCAAATAATTAAATTATCAATGTTTGGGTAGTGATTCTTTAGGGGTCATTTCGTGTTCTTGCATAGCCTTTCCTGCCTCACCGGATGGTTGAGGTGCCCATTTTGCAAACGGGATATCTGAATTAAAGGAATTTGCCGTCTCGTCGTACTGAAGTTTTTTGTCTTTTGCCTGAAGTGAGCGGATATACTGAATTACCTGCCAACGCTCTTGATAAGAAAGCTTGTCAGCATAACTCCCCATTAAGTTTCTACCGAACATAATAGCATGGTAAAATCTGCCATTAGAGGAATGATAAAAAGTATCTTGTTTAAAATTAGCCGGAGCTACAGGGTATTTGCTTCCATCCCGCGCAAGATATCCGGCACCATCTCCTTTCTCGCCATGACAAATAGCACAATTGATATTATACAGTAATTTACCAGAAGCCAGACCGGCTTCCGTAATGGGTATTGGACTGGTAGTAATATCTTTTGAAGCTCGCACACGGTCATCTTCAGTGTCCGCATAATAATATGGTACCGAACCGTTGGCAGGCATACCCAGGGAAGAGGAAGCATCGCCGACCATACCTCTTGCTATCGTTCCCTTAACTGGAAGTCTGGGTGTAGCATATTTTTTATATTCAGCTTCAGTCCCCCACCGGTTAAAATAATAAAAATCATAAAAGTTGGCTTCATATCCAATAGGATGCACCATATCAGGCATGAATTCATGGCCAGTCTTATTGCCTCCAGCAGTAGAACAAGCACTACCCCACCACATCAGAGAGCAGATAAAACCCAAA encodes:
- a CDS encoding cytochrome c oxidase subunit 3 is translated as MMWYFLISDAFTFSGFLIAYGALRFSMPTWPLPDHVFESIPFYEGKAPLIFVTFMTFVLIISSVTMVRAVQEGHRENRNGVVFWMILTIIGGATFLGCQAWEWTTLIVKENVKLTKNPFSRHMEDGVYLNEDGTVAMLDGKEETIKKGDSYLIHKHGEEFSLRKYRVTDGPDKGKVKQLSFGPKAFGALFFFITGFHGFHVFSGVLFLAIIAINAASGVYAARKNGYEMVEKIGLYWHFVDLVWVFVFLVFYLL
- a CDS encoding cytochrome c oxidase subunit 3, with the translated sequence MAIAQVSNNNRFGIHPQKFALWAAFASIAMMFAALTSAYVVRRGAGNWLEYQIPKIFFVSTIVLLGSSLSLHRSYTSFLAGKEKEYKLLLVATFILGLVFCSLQYVGWSTLHAHGIEVSGNPSGSFFYVISGLHVAHVLGGIVALIMALIHAFMLPFKVTELRRHRFELVCHYWHFVDILWIYLLSFMIIQQ
- the cyoE gene encoding protoheme IX farnesyltransferase, translated to MLKMISGTNQYSFQQHLNAFLAKVDDLKQLVKFNLTLFVVLSSVVGYLLALKGPFIWYQLVFLVLGGFFITGAANTLNQILEREYDALMVRTARRPLPAGRMEVTEAILWAGVMGVSGILLLAMFNLFTALLGAASLIIYAFIYTPLKRITPLSVAVGAIPGALPAVIGCIALEGKLTLLSITLFGIQFFWQFPHFWSIGWLGFDEYKKAGFNIMPLPSKERDPSIGMYSMLYALFLIPISLMFVLSPDVSVWAIAGLCFGALGFSYAGWGLFKFNDQVHARRLLFASLIYLPFIQIILLIDKWL
- a CDS encoding cbb3-type cytochrome c oxidase subunit I, translating into MAEVLEQTPSLPDVDKLIKENGFDDHFHEHHEGDKYQSGFISKYIFSMDHKIIARQFLITGMVWAVIGGLMSLIFRLQLGFPEENYAWLKPIIGKWITINDAGFGSISPQFYYAMVTMHGTIIVFFVLTAGLSGTFSNLLIPLQVGARDMASPFLNMLSYWFFFMSSIVMLLSLFLSTGPFSGGWTAYPPLSALPQASDGSGTGMTMWLVSLTLFVVSVLLGGINYITTVLNLRTKGMTMWKMPMTIWAFFTTAILGLLSFPVLVSGFLLLFFDRGLGTSFYLSEIFVGGQALDFAGGSPILYQHLFWFLGHPEVYIIILPAMGIVSEVLSVHSRRPIFGYRFMVYSILAIGFLSFIVWAHHMFMSGVNPFISNFFVVFTLIIAVPSAVKVFNWMTTLYGGNIRLNTPALFGIGFVSMFISGGLTGIFLGNSAIDVQQHDTYFVVAHFHIVMGVAAMFGMFAGVYHWFPKMYGRFMNETLGKLHFWGTMIGAYAIFWPMHYIGIAGVPRRYYRFDTFQAFNQFSELNKFMTVAAIVVFACQLVFIVNFFYSIWKGKKATSRNPYQANTLEWTTETIVPVHGNWTGNIPTVHRWPYDYNKDEREYIPQYVPMSPDEKDESH
- a CDS encoding OmpA family protein; protein product: MTAIIIIGILALLAIVVVQIGKLSDLRSKIMGEEDINYQNYDITGKLLLFFMIGFLIFCVVSAYHYKNWMLGYGPHESASIHGHSIDGMFNTTLIYTGIVFFVTQILLFWYAFKYRSQRGSKAIYFPGSTKLELIWSIVPSIVLVILVARGLIAWNDIMADTKAEDNAIEIEATAFQFAWNIRYAGNDGVIGTKNYKKITPLNALGQDFNDIKNLDDFNADEIVLPVGRKVRVRIIAKDVLHNFYLPQFRVKMDAVPGLPTFFVFTPTTTTEEYRERLRKYKEYLAPSDPLDPTSEPLWKAFNYELACAELCGKGHYSMRRLVKIVSEQEYESWKANQKSTYLTNIRNTDEDPFKGQVLDIEVKSRRDAFFGQVDKILKTDSLVGKQTIKLEHIQFETGSDKLTPDSKYELDNLIELMVNNSGVTLEVAGHTDNTGDAGSNLDLSNKRALAVKDYMINRGVDGARLKATGYGQSKPIDSNDTPEGRQNNRRTEFKILTK
- a CDS encoding cytochrome c, with protein sequence MSKKNFIYLGFICSLMWWGSACSTAGGNKTGHEFMPDMVHPIGYEANFYDFYYFNRWGTEAEYKKYATPRLPVKGTIARGMVGDASSSLGMPANGSVPYYYADTEDDRVRASKDITTSPIPITEAGLASGKLLYNINCAICHGEKGDGAGYLARDGSKYPVAPANFKQDTFYHSSNGRFYHAIMFGRNLMGSYADKLSYQERWQVIQYIRSLQAKDKKLQYDETANSFNSDIPFAKWAPQPSGEAGKAMQEHEMTPKESLPKH